A section of the Pseudomonas fluorescens genome encodes:
- the rplB gene encoding 50S ribosomal protein L2: MAIVKCKPTSPGRRFVVKVVNQELHKGAPHAPLLEKKSKTGGRNNNGRITTRHIGGGHKQHYRLVDFRRNDKDGISATVERIEYDPNRTAHIALLLYADGERRYIIAPKGVSAGDQLIAGALAPIKPGNALQLRNIPVGSTVHGIELKPGKGAQIARSAGASAQLIAREGVYVTLRLRSGEMRKVLAECRATLGEVSNSEHSLRSLGKAGAKRWRGVRPTVRGVAMNPVDHPHGGGEGRTSGGRHPVSPWGFPTKGAKTRGNKRTDKMIVRRRK, from the coding sequence ATGGCAATCGTTAAATGCAAACCGACTTCCCCTGGCCGCCGTTTTGTGGTCAAGGTGGTCAATCAGGAGCTGCATAAAGGCGCTCCTCACGCACCGCTGCTCGAGAAGAAATCGAAGACTGGTGGTCGTAACAACAATGGTCGCATTACCACTCGTCACATCGGTGGTGGCCATAAGCAGCATTATCGTCTGGTCGATTTCCGTCGCAACGACAAAGATGGCATCTCTGCCACTGTCGAGCGTATCGAATACGATCCAAACCGTACTGCTCACATCGCTCTGCTGCTGTACGCAGATGGCGAGCGTCGCTACATCATCGCGCCTAAAGGCGTGAGTGCTGGCGACCAGCTGATCGCAGGTGCCCTGGCGCCGATCAAGCCGGGCAACGCTCTGCAACTGCGTAACATTCCAGTTGGTAGCACCGTACACGGCATCGAATTGAAGCCAGGTAAAGGCGCACAGATCGCTCGTTCCGCTGGTGCTTCGGCTCAGCTGATCGCTCGTGAAGGTGTCTACGTGACCCTGCGTCTGCGTTCTGGTGAGATGCGTAAAGTACTGGCTGAATGCCGTGCGACCCTGGGTGAAGTCTCGAACTCCGAGCACAGCCTGCGTTCGTTGGGTAAAGCTGGTGCCAAACGCTGGCGTGGCGTTCGCCCAACCGTTCGTGGTGTTGCCATGAACCCGGTTGACCACCCACACGGTGGTGGTGAAGGTCGTACCTCTGGTGGTCGTCATCCGGTATCGCCATGGGGCTTCCCGACTAAGGGCGCGAAGACTCGTGGTAATAAGCGTACCGACAAAATGATCGTCCGTCGTCGCAAGTAA
- the rplW gene encoding 50S ribosomal protein L23: MNQERVFKVLLGPHVSEKATVLADKKGQFVFKVATDATKLEIKKAVESLFSVKVERVTTLNVLGKSKRTARGLGKRNDWKKAVISLQPGQDLDFSSSAE; the protein is encoded by the coding sequence ATGAACCAGGAACGCGTATTTAAAGTTCTGCTTGGCCCGCACGTTTCCGAAAAGGCTACGGTTCTGGCTGACAAGAAAGGCCAGTTCGTTTTCAAGGTTGCAACTGACGCAACCAAGCTGGAAATCAAGAAGGCCGTCGAAAGCCTGTTCAGCGTGAAAGTGGAGCGTGTTACTACCCTGAATGTTCTGGGTAAGAGCAAGCGCACTGCTCGCGGTCTGGGCAAGCGTAATGACTGGAAGAAGGCAGTTATCTCCCTTCAGCCAGGCCAAGATCTCGATTTCAGCAGCAGTGCTGAGTAA
- the rplD gene encoding 50S ribosomal protein L4, which produces MQLNVNDAQAIEVSELTFGGEFNETLVHQAVVAYMAGGRQGSKQQKTRSDVRGGGKRPWRQKGTGRARAGTIRSPIWRGGGTTFAARPQDHSQKLNKKMYRAALRSILAELVRTDRLVVVQDFAVESPKTKDLLGKLNNMSLTDVLIVSEAVDQNLYLAARNLPHVDVRDVQGSDPVSLIAYDKVLITVSAVKKFEELLG; this is translated from the coding sequence ATGCAATTAAATGTAAATGACGCTCAAGCGATCGAAGTTTCCGAACTGACATTTGGCGGCGAATTCAACGAGACGCTCGTTCACCAAGCAGTCGTGGCCTACATGGCCGGCGGCCGTCAAGGTAGCAAGCAGCAAAAGACCCGTTCCGACGTACGTGGTGGCGGTAAGCGCCCTTGGCGTCAGAAAGGTACTGGCCGTGCTCGTGCCGGTACTATCCGTAGCCCAATCTGGCGTGGCGGTGGTACCACTTTCGCAGCTCGTCCGCAGGATCACTCGCAAAAGCTCAACAAGAAGATGTATCGCGCAGCTCTGCGCTCCATCCTTGCTGAACTGGTGCGTACTGACCGTCTGGTCGTGGTTCAGGACTTCGCTGTTGAAAGCCCGAAAACCAAAGATCTGCTGGGCAAACTGAACAACATGAGCCTGACCGATGTTTTGATCGTGTCTGAAGCTGTTGATCAGAACCTGTACCTGGCTGCTCGCAACCTGCCACACGTTGATGTACGTGACGTGCAAGGTTCCGATCCAGTTAGTCTGATCGCATACGACAAGGTGTTGATCACCGTGTCGGCCGTGAAGAAATTCGAGGAGCTGCTGGGATGA
- the rplC gene encoding 50S ribosomal protein L3 has product MTIGVVGRKCGMTRIFTEEGVSIPVTVIEIEPNRVTQFKTEETDGYRAVQVTVGERRASRVTAAQAGHFAKANVAAGRTVMEFRLEDGDYQAGDLINAEIFAAGQLVDVTGQSKGKGFQGTIKRWNFRGQDNTHGNSVSHRVPGSIGQCQTPGRVFKGKKMSGHMGAERVTVQSLEVVRVDAERNLLLVKGAVPGATGGNLVVRPAAKARG; this is encoded by the coding sequence ATGACTATTGGTGTAGTCGGTCGTAAATGCGGTATGACCCGTATTTTCACCGAAGAAGGTGTCTCCATTCCGGTCACGGTCATTGAGATCGAGCCGAATCGCGTCACCCAGTTCAAAACTGAAGAAACCGATGGCTATCGTGCAGTGCAAGTCACTGTCGGCGAGCGTCGTGCTTCGCGTGTGACTGCTGCTCAAGCAGGTCACTTCGCTAAAGCAAACGTTGCAGCTGGTCGTACTGTTATGGAGTTCCGTCTCGAAGACGGCGACTACCAGGCTGGCGATCTGATCAACGCTGAAATCTTCGCCGCTGGTCAACTGGTTGATGTAACCGGTCAGTCCAAGGGTAAAGGCTTCCAGGGTACGATCAAGCGTTGGAATTTCCGTGGCCAAGACAACACTCACGGTAACTCCGTTTCCCACCGCGTCCCGGGCTCTATTGGCCAGTGCCAGACTCCTGGTCGTGTATTCAAGGGCAAAAAAATGTCCGGTCATATGGGCGCTGAGCGCGTGACCGTGCAGTCCCTCGAAGTAGTGCGCGTCGACGCTGAACGCAATCTGTTGTTGGTCAAGGGTGCTGTTCCTGGCGCTACTGGCGGCAACCTGGTTGTACGTCCAGCGGCCAAGGCTCGCGGTTAA
- the rpsJ gene encoding 30S ribosomal protein S10, producing MQNQQIRIRLKAFDHRLIDQSTQEIVETAKRTGAQVRGPIPLPTRKERFTVLVSPHVNKDARDQYEIRTHKRVLDIVQPTDKTVDALMKLDLAAGVEVQISLG from the coding sequence ATGCAAAATCAGCAAATCCGTATCAGGTTGAAGGCTTTTGACCATCGCCTGATCGACCAATCCACCCAGGAAATCGTGGAAACCGCGAAACGTACTGGTGCTCAAGTGCGTGGTCCAATTCCACTGCCTACCCGTAAAGAGCGGTTCACCGTTCTGGTCTCCCCGCACGTCAACAAAGACGCGCGTGACCAGTACGAGATCCGTACTCATAAGCGCGTACTGGACATCGTCCAGCCAACGGATAAAACCGTTGATGCACTTATGAAGCTCGATCTGGCGGCCGGTGTGGAAGTACAGATCAGCCTCGGCTAA
- the tuf gene encoding elongation factor Tu, with protein sequence MAKEKFDRSLPHVNVGTIGHVDHGKTTLTAALTRVCSEVFGSAIVDFDKIDSAPEEKARGITINTAHVEYNSLIRHYAHVDCPGHADYVKNMITGAAQMDGAILVCSAADGPMPQTREHILLSRQVGVPYIVVYLNKADLVDDAELLELVEMEVRDLLSTYDFPGDDTPIIIGSARMALEGKDDNEMGTTSVRKLVETLDSYIPDPVRVIDKPFLMPIEDVFSISGRGTVVTGRIERGIVKVQDPLEIVGLRDTTVTTCTGVEMFRKLLDEGRAGENCGVLLRGTKRDDVERGQVLVKPGSVKPHTKFEAEVYVLSKEEGGRHTPFFKGYRPQFYFRTTDVTGNCELPEGVEMVMPGDNIKMVVTLIKTIAMEDGLRFAIREGGRTVGAGVVAKIIE encoded by the coding sequence GTGGCTAAAGAAAAATTTGATCGTTCCCTACCGCACGTCAACGTTGGCACTATCGGTCACGTTGACCATGGTAAAACCACTCTGACTGCTGCTCTGACTCGCGTTTGCTCCGAAGTTTTCGGTTCCGCAATCGTTGATTTCGATAAAATCGACAGCGCGCCAGAAGAAAAAGCTCGTGGTATCACCATCAACACTGCGCACGTTGAATACAACTCGCTGATCCGTCACTACGCTCACGTTGACTGCCCAGGTCACGCCGACTATGTGAAGAACATGATCACCGGTGCTGCCCAGATGGATGGCGCAATCCTGGTTTGCTCGGCCGCTGATGGTCCGATGCCACAAACCCGTGAGCACATCCTGCTGTCCCGTCAGGTAGGCGTTCCGTACATCGTGGTTTACCTGAACAAGGCTGACCTGGTAGACGACGCTGAGCTGCTGGAACTGGTTGAGATGGAAGTGCGTGATCTGCTGAGCACTTACGACTTCCCAGGCGACGACACTCCGATCATCATCGGTTCTGCTCGTATGGCTCTGGAAGGCAAAGACGACAACGAAATGGGCACCACGTCCGTTCGTAAACTGGTTGAGACTCTGGACAGCTACATTCCAGATCCAGTCCGTGTTATCGACAAGCCGTTCCTGATGCCAATCGAAGACGTATTCTCGATCTCTGGTCGCGGTACTGTTGTGACTGGTCGTATCGAGCGCGGTATCGTTAAGGTTCAGGATCCACTGGAAATCGTTGGTCTGCGTGACACTACCGTCACCACCTGCACCGGTGTTGAAATGTTCCGTAAACTGCTCGACGAAGGTCGTGCTGGCGAGAACTGCGGCGTTCTGCTGCGTGGTACCAAGCGTGACGACGTTGAGCGTGGCCAGGTTCTGGTTAAGCCGGGTTCGGTTAAGCCGCACACCAAGTTCGAAGCTGAAGTGTACGTGCTGAGCAAAGAAGAAGGCGGTCGTCACACTCCGTTCTTCAAAGGCTACCGTCCACAGTTCTACTTCCGTACTACTGACGTGACTGGCAACTGCGAACTGCCGGAAGGCGTTGAGATGGTAATGCCGGGCGACAACATCAAAATGGTTGTTACCCTGATCAAAACCATCGCGATGGAAGACGGTCTGCGCTTCGCTATTCGTGAAGGTGGCCGTACCGTTGGTGCTGGTGTTGTAGCTAAAATCATCGAGTAA